From one Agathobaculum sp. NTUH-O15-33 genomic stretch:
- a CDS encoding transketolase family protein: MYKVVSEIRPENEEMRVAFAATMEELAAADPDVVYFDCDVINSIGMTAFSQKYPDRCVDCGIQEANMISAAAGASAVGLKPFTHTFGPFAARRVIDQVYISAAYAGLNIRMVGSDAGVTASYNGGTHMPIEDMGLLRTIPQVTLLEPTDSVMLADLMRQTKDLHGVYYIRITRKVTDRIFEEGSTFTIGKAAELRDGSDVTLVCSGYSTSDTLRAAGLLANEGISAKVLNIFTLKPIDAEAITAAARATGALVTVENHSIINGLGSAVAEVLGETCPVPLKRIGVPDVFGEVGSIDYLKDTFGMNVRHIVDAAKEVLRRK; this comes from the coding sequence ATGTACAAAGTAGTCAGCGAAATTCGCCCCGAAAACGAGGAAATGCGTGTAGCCTTTGCCGCTACCATGGAGGAATTGGCCGCGGCCGATCCCGATGTGGTCTATTTCGACTGCGACGTAATCAATTCAATCGGCATGACGGCATTCTCCCAAAAATATCCCGACCGCTGCGTCGACTGCGGCATTCAGGAAGCCAATATGATCTCCGCCGCCGCGGGAGCCTCCGCAGTCGGCCTAAAGCCCTTTACGCACACCTTCGGTCCCTTCGCGGCGCGGCGCGTCATCGATCAGGTTTACATTTCCGCCGCCTACGCGGGCCTCAATATCCGCATGGTCGGCTCTGATGCTGGCGTGACCGCCTCCTATAACGGCGGCACGCACATGCCGATCGAGGATATGGGCCTTTTGCGCACCATCCCGCAGGTCACGCTGCTGGAACCGACCGATTCGGTCATGCTGGCCGACCTGATGCGGCAGACCAAGGATCTGCACGGCGTATACTACATTCGCATCACCCGCAAGGTGACCGACCGCATTTTTGAGGAAGGCTCCACCTTTACCATTGGCAAGGCCGCCGAGCTGCGCGACGGAAGCGATGTGACGCTGGTCTGTTCCGGCTATTCCACTTCGGACACGCTCCGCGCCGCCGGGCTGCTCGCGAACGAAGGCATATCCGCCAAGGTGCTCAATATTTTCACCCTCAAGCCGATCGACGCCGAGGCGATCACCGCAGCTGCCCGCGCGACCGGCGCGCTCGTCACGGTTGAAAACCATAGTATCATCAACGGACTGGGTTCCGCCGTTGCCGAAGTGCTGGGCGAGACCTGCCCGGTCCCGCTCAAGCGCATCGGTGTGCCGGACGTTTTCGGCGAGGTTGGCTCGATCGATTACCTGAAAGATACCTTTGGCATGAACGTTCGCCATATCGTGGACGCGGCCAAAGAAGTGCTGCGCCGCAAATAA
- a CDS encoding DeoR/GlpR family DNA-binding transcription regulator, with amino-acid sequence MKHSRSGACWKRTYGGAVLPERAEDKSVCISEREVTNQAVKDRIGAFAAGLVADGETIFIDASSTSLFVAKHLKARKDITVITNAERVVLELCDEEGVRVICTGGALRKKNLSYVGETAEKLIRTGFYADKVFFSCCGISQKFGIFDAVEAEANIKKAMFASSKQTVLLCDSSKFEKLGFPKLADFEAVQTIITDRPPDAAWRQMFEKLHIDVLIAE; translated from the coding sequence TTGAAACACTCGAGGAGCGGGGCGTGCTGGAAGCGGACGTACGGCGGCGCCGTTCTGCCCGAACGGGCGGAGGACAAATCCGTATGCATCAGCGAGCGCGAGGTGACCAACCAAGCGGTCAAGGACCGGATCGGCGCGTTTGCCGCCGGGCTGGTAGCCGATGGGGAAACGATTTTTATCGATGCTTCGTCCACCTCGCTTTTTGTGGCAAAACACCTCAAGGCTCGAAAAGACATTACCGTGATCACCAATGCCGAACGCGTGGTGCTCGAGCTGTGCGATGAGGAGGGCGTGCGCGTGATCTGCACGGGCGGCGCGCTGCGCAAGAAGAACCTTTCCTATGTGGGAGAAACAGCGGAAAAGCTGATCCGCACCGGCTTCTATGCGGATAAGGTGTTTTTCTCCTGCTGCGGCATCTCGCAAAAATTCGGTATTTTCGACGCGGTGGAGGCCGAGGCGAATATTAAAAAGGCAATGTTTGCCTCCTCTAAGCAAACGGTGCTGCTTTGCGACAGCTCCAAATTTGAAAAGCTGGGTTTTCCCAAGCTTGCCGATTTTGAAGCGGTGCAGACGATCATTACCGACCGGCCGCCGGACGCGGCGTGGCGGCAAATGTTTGAAAAACTGCATATCGATGTTCTGATTGCTGAATAA
- a CDS encoding sugar phosphate isomerase/epimerase family protein — translation MYNWKFAVSSADDAPATAPILLKGTVEENLEKAARLGYDAIEVHTREDVEFDYDAIRAVSERTGARVGMVITGRLNTEGMCSLIADEPYIAQAALDGMRQYIDMAQKFGADIVVGWVKGNVPKGGSREKYLSRLAKNMRILNDYGKERGVKLNIEVINRYEVNIFTTAEETMSFLEKYNLDNCYAHLDAFHMGIDECDPIAAIRRCKGRLGYFHLADNSRQYCGSGQFDFGRMLEALDEIGYEGILSVECLPVPNGEEAAKRSIEHMKALIH, via the coding sequence ATGTATAATTGGAAATTTGCCGTATCTTCAGCGGATGACGCGCCGGCGACGGCGCCGATCCTGCTCAAGGGAACGGTGGAAGAAAACCTCGAAAAGGCGGCAAGACTTGGCTATGACGCGATTGAGGTGCACACCCGCGAGGATGTCGAATTTGACTACGACGCGATCCGCGCCGTGTCCGAGCGCACTGGCGCGCGCGTCGGCATGGTCATCACCGGCAGGCTCAATACCGAAGGCATGTGCAGCCTGATCGCGGACGAGCCCTATATCGCGCAGGCCGCGCTGGACGGCATGCGACAGTATATCGATATGGCGCAGAAGTTCGGCGCCGATATCGTGGTCGGCTGGGTCAAGGGCAATGTGCCGAAGGGCGGCAGCCGTGAAAAATATTTGTCGCGTCTGGCCAAAAATATGCGCATTCTAAACGATTATGGCAAGGAGCGCGGCGTTAAGCTGAATATTGAGGTAATCAACCGCTACGAGGTGAACATTTTCACAACAGCGGAAGAGACCATGTCCTTTTTGGAGAAGTATAATCTTGATAACTGCTACGCGCATCTGGATGCGTTCCACATGGGCATTGACGAATGCGACCCGATCGCGGCCATCCGTCGCTGCAAGGGGCGGCTCGGCTACTTCCATCTGGCGGACAATTCCCGCCAGTATTGCGGCAGCGGTCAATTCGATTTTGGCCGCATGCTGGAAGCGCTCGACGAGATCGGCTATGAGGGTATCCTCTCAGTCGAGTGCCTGCCCGTGCCGAACGGCGAGGAAGCGGCAAAGCGTTCGATCGAGCATATGAAAGCGCTGATCCATTAA